A window of Plantibacter sp. PA-3-X8 genomic DNA:
GAGCCGCTCCCGTGCATCGTGCACTACATCGGCTACAGCGGCGGTCGTGGGCTCGCCCACCAGTGGACGATGCACCCGTCCGCGGGCTACGCGGTGTTCGTCATGGACACGCGCGGCCAGGGGAGCGCGAACCTGCCGGGCGCGACGGCCGACCCGTTCGGGAGCGGTCCGCAGGTCGCCGGGAAGATGAGCGCCGGGCTCGGCAGCCCCGAGACCTACTACTACCGTCGGGTCTTCACGGATGCGGCACTCGCCGTCGACGTGGTGCGCAGCTTCCCGGAGGTCGACCCCGCCCGGGTCGTCGTCGCCGGTGGCAGCCAGGGTGGCGGCATCGCGCTCGCCGCGGCCGGACTCTGCGAGGGACTCGCGGCGGCGCTCGTCGACGTCCCGTTCCTGTCGCACTTCCGTCGTGCCCTGCAGATCACCGACGCGAGCCCCTTCGCGGAGCTGAAGACGTACCTCATCAGCCGACGCGGCCACGAGGAGGAGGTGTTCCGGACGCTCTCGTACTTCGACGCGACGAACTTCGCCGCCCGCGCGACCGCCCCCGCGCTGTTCTCCGTCGCGCTCTGCGACGCGGTGTGTCCGCCCTCGACGGTGTACGCGGCGTTCAACCACTACGCGGGCACGCAGAAGGACATCGCCGTCTATCCGTACAACGGGCACGAGGGTGGCGGGCCGGTGCAGCAGCAGGCTCAGCTGAGCTTCCTCGCGGACCTCCTCGCCTGACGCGTCGTTCGCCCATCTTCGGGCGAGCAGGCTCCCGTTCGCCCGAACGTGGGCGAACGGGCGTGGGACGATGTGCACGTGACTGAGACCGGCGGCACCGACCCGACCCTGACGACCACCCGGCGTCGGACGCGTGCCGGCATGATCGCGGCGATGGCGCTCGTGCTGTCGTTCGCGGCCGGGGCGACCGACGCCTTCGCGTTCCTGCAGCTCGGCGGCGTCTTCACCGCGAACATGACCGGCAACTTCGTGCTGGCCGGACTCACGAGCCGGCCCGACTTCGGCGAGGTGCTGCTCGGGGCGACCGTCGCCGTGCTGCTGTTCTCCGTCGGGACGTTCCTCGCCTTCCGCTTCACGAGGCTCGTCGCCACCGCTGACAGACCGACCCCGGAGGCGCCGCAGCACCGGCTCGTCCTCGTGCTCGGCGGTGCGGTGATCGCGCAGGCGTGCGTCCTCATCGGATGGATCGTGTCTCCCGAGACGCGCACGACGCCCGTGATCTGTGTCCTCATCGCGCTCTCCACGCTCGCGATGGCGGGGCAGACGGTCGTCGCCCGTCGCATCGAACGCTCAGGCGTGACCACCACCTTCGTGACCGGCACCCTCACGAGTCTCATGCAGAGCCTCGCCGACGGCGTCCACGACCACCACCTCATCCGGATCGGCGCGATCGTGCTGCTCGTGGTGGGCGCCCTCTGCGGCGCGCTCCTCACCGGCGTGGACCCGGTGTTCGGTGCGGCGCTGCCCCTCCTCCCGTCGATCGTCGGGCTGGTCCTCCTCCGGCTCGCGCCGACAGCCTCCAGCGACTGACGACGAGCATCGGCACCGATCGGTGTCAGGCTACGGCGGCGGTCGCCTCGATCTCGACGAGCTGGTCGTCGTAGCCGAGCACGGTGACCCCGAGGAGCGTCGACGGCACGTCGTGATCGCCGAAGGCGGCGCGTACGACCTCCCATGCGGTGACGAGGTCGGACTGCTTCGTCGACGCGACGAGCACCCGGGTACTGGCCACGTCGCCGAGCGTCGCACCGGCGGCCTCGAGGGCGATGACGAGGTTCTCGACGCACTTCTCCGCCTGGCCGGCGACGTCCCCGACGGCAGCGGTCGAGCCGTCGACGTTGAGCGGGCAGGATCCGGCCAGGAACAACAGCCGGGCGCTCGCCGGAACGGATGACGCGTAGGCGTACTCCGCGGCGTCGGAGAGCTCGTCGGATCGGATCAGCGTGACGACGGACATGGTTCCTTCTCGTGGTGCGGGCGCGATCGTACGACCGCTCTCGATCCATCGTGCCCGACATCGTCGGACGGCGTCGGCGAGGACACCTCGGCGTCTGATCGCCGTCAGTGGGTGAGCTGCGCCCGGATGAGGATGGGGAAGTGGTCGCTCGCCTCCGAGGTGGGGTCCTGCTCGTCGACGAGGGCTTCGATCGGTTCCAGTCGGGTGTGCGGAGCGACGCTGCCTGAGCGACCGAGCACCCAGTCGATGCGTGCGTTCCCGGGACGCTGGGGACCGTAGCCCTGGAACGTGCCGATACCGTCGCTCTCGACCGGCGAGAGGTCGACGAACCCGGCGTCCGCCAGGGAGTCGTGCGCCGCCGATCCGCGTTCGGTGTTGAAGTCGCCGGTGAGGAGGACGGGGACGTCGACGCCGGAGAATCGGTCGGCGATCAGCTTCGCGCTGCGCGTGCGGACGTCGTCGCTGTGCGGTGAGCTCTCGTGGTCGAGGTGGGTGTTGGCGAAGACGAGCTCGTCGCCGGTGCGACGCTCGCGGAGCCTGACCCAGGTGACGAACCGTGCGTGCAGCGACGGCCAGGTGTTCGAGCCCGGTTCGTCGGGGGTGTCCGACAGCCAGAATTCGCCGGCGTCGAGCTGTTCGAACCGCGAGCGGCGGAAGCACACCGGCCCGTACTCGCCGGCCGAACCGCCGTCACGGCCCTGCCCGAACCAGTCGTACTCGGCGAGGCCCGGGAGCAGGTCGTGCAGCTGGTGCTCGCGGACCTCCTGCAGCCCGAGTAGGTCTGGGGCGTTGCGGGCGATGACCTGTGAGACGAGCGGTGCACGGTCCACCCACTCGTGACCGGGCTGGGCGACGGCGGTGCGGATGTTGTAGCTCATGACGGTCAGGACGTTCTGGGTCAGGATGGATTCGCTCACCCGGCCAGCGTAGGGGAGCCGGGTGACGGGGAGCTGTCCCCATGTCGCTGGGCGGCCCGGCTGCCTAGACTCGCCCCATGACCTTCGACCTCCGCGACGCCCAGGCCCGGATCCTCGCGCTCAACAGCGAAGAACTCCCCTTCATCTACGACCCGACACCCGACGGCATCGTCGCGCACTGGCGGTACGCCGACCAGCGCTGGCTCGGCTTCATCGGCGCCGGGATGTTCAGTGCCGAGTACGAGCTGCGGGTCGAGCTGCACCCCGAGGACGGCGAGTGGGAGTTCCACGAGCAGTCGTCCTCCTCGAAGACGACCGTCGGCCTCGACGGGCTCTCGACGAAGCGCACGTGGCAGTCGGGGCCCCAGAAGACCTTCACCTTCGGTGGGCGCGCCGCGCCGATCGCACAGTCGACCGACCGGAACGGCACCACGACCGGCCACCTCATGGGCTACCAGTTCACGACGGACGAGGTGAAGCAACCCGTCATCGACGCCCTGACCGCCGCCGGCTGGAAGCCGCGAAAAGGGTTCTTCGGCAAGCTGTTCGGGGGCTGATCAGCCGGCCTGAGTCGCCCGGAACTGCACGGAAATCGCCGAAACCCGTGCAGATTCGGGCGACTCACGCACGCGCGACGACCGCCGCTAGGCTTTCAGGAACCTCGACGCCGACCGGACGGATGGACCTGTGCTCGTCACCATCACCTCGACCGCGCCGTCGGCCGCCGACCTGGGGCACCTCGTCCGCAAGCATCCCGCGCGGGCGCAGAGCTTCGACCTCAGCGTCGGGCGCGCCCACGTGTTCTACCCGGAGGCGACCGACGAGCGGTGCACCATCGCCCTGCTGCTCGAGGTCGACGCGATCGCGCTCGTCCGTCAGAAGCGGTTCGGCGGCGGTGACAGCGCGTCGCTCTCGCAGTACGTGAACGACCGACCGTACGCGTCGTCGTCGATGGTCGCCGTCGCGATCGGGCAGGTGTTCCGCAGCGCCATGACCGGCCGCAGCGACTCCCACCCGGAGCTCGCCGCGGCAGCGCTCCCGCTGACGATCACGGTCGCGGCGGTGCCGTCGCGAGGCCTGGAGCAGCTGGCGACCCGACTCTTCGGTCCGCTCGGCTGGACCGTCGTCGAACGGGCGATCCCGCTCGACCCGACGGTCCCCGCCTGGGGCGACTCGCGATACGTCGACCTCGAACTGACCGGGCACCTCCGCCTCGCGGACGCCCTCCGCCAGCTCTACGTCCTGCTGCCCGTCCTCGACGACGCCAAGCACTACTGGGTCTCCGACGACGAGGTCGGCAAACTCCTGCGCGCCGGCGAGGGGTGGCTGGCCGACCACCCCGACCGGGACCTGATCACCAAGCGGTATCTCGCGCACCAGTCGCGGATGGTCACCGATGCGCAGTCGCAGCTGGACCCGGAAGCGCGGACCGACGGTGCCGACGGGGACGAAGCGGCCACCGCCTCACAGACGAAGCGCGCCCCGGCGCTCGCCGGCCTGCGCGCCGAGGCGGTCCTGCAGGCGCTCGCCGACGTGCGGGCGCGGTCGGTCGCCGACGTCGGGTGCGGCGAGGGCGCCCTCCTGACTCGCCTGATGGCGGATCCCTTGGTCAGCACGGTGATCGGTACCGACGTCTCCGCACGCGCGCTCGCAGCCGCGTCGCAGCGGCTCGGGCTCCGCGACGCGAGCGATCGCGTCCGCGAGCGTGTCCAGCTGCTGCAGTCCTCGGCCACCTACGCCGACGGCCGGCTGCGCGGACTCGATGCGATCGTGCTCATGGAGGTCGTCGAGCACATCGACGCCGAGCGCCTCGATGCACTCGAGGCCTCGATCTTCGGTGCTGCGGCTCCCGAAGCCGTGATCGTCACGACGCCGAACCGCGAATACAACGCGTTGTACCCCTCGTTGCCGGCGGGCGGGTTCAGACACCCCGACCACCGGTTCGAGTGGGACCGTCAAGAGTTCGCGACCTGGTGCACCACCGCGGCCGAGCGGTACGGCTACGGCGTCGAGCACCGCACGGTCGGCGACGTCGACCCGCAGCTCGGCTCGCCGACGCAGCTCGCCATCTTCCGGAAGGCCATCTCATGAGCGACCTCGAGCAGACCCCCGCCGCCCTGCCGATCCCCGAACTGTCGCTCGTGGTCCTCATCGGGGTGAGCGGGTCCGGCAAGTCGACCTTCGCCGCCACGCACTTCGGCCGGTTCGAGACCCTGTCGAGCGACTTCTTCCGCGGGCTCGTCTCCAACGACGAGAACAACCAGGCCGCCAGCGCCGACGCCTTCGCCGCGCTCCGCGATGTCGCAGCTCGCCGCCTGGACGCCGGGCTCCTCACGGTCATCGACGCGACCAACGTTCAGCCGGCCTCGCGCAAGTCGCTCATCGACCTGGCACGCAACCACGACGTCCTCCCGGTCGCCGTGGTGCTCGACGTCCCGGAGCGCGTCTGCATCGAGCGCAACGAGGCCCGCGAGGACCGCTCGTTCGGCGCGGCCGTCATCACCCGGCAGCAGGACCAACTGCGCCGGTCGATGCGGCACCTCAGCAAGGAGGGCTTCCGGAAGGTCCACGTCCTCTCCGGGGTGGAGGCGATCGCGCAGGCGTCGTTCGTGCGCGAGCCGCTGCTCAACGACCGCCGGGAGGAGCGCGGTCCCTTCGACGCGATCGGCGACGTGCACGGGTGCCGGAGCGAGCTCGAGACGCTGCTCACGAAGCTCGGGTACGTGATCGAGCGCGACATGGAGGGTCGACCGATCGACGCCGCGCATCCCGAGGGACGCCGGGCGATCTTCCTCGGCGACCTCGTCGACCGCGGGCCGGACACCCCTGGCGTGCTGCGGTTGGCGATGGGGATGGTCGGCGCGGGGCATGCCTTGGCGGTGCCCGGCAACCACGAGTCGAAGCTCGTCCGCGCGCTGCAGGGCAAGCGGGTGCAGACCAGTCACGGGCTCGCTGAGTCGCTCGCGCAACTGGCCGAGGAGCCGGAGGAGTTCCGTGCCGAGGTCGAGCGGTTCTGTCGCGAGCTCGTCGCGCACCTCGTCCTCGACGACGGGAAGCTCGTCGTCGCGCACGCCGGGCTGATCGAGCAGTATCACGGACGCGCCTCCGGGCGGGTGCGGTCGTTCGCGCTCTATGGCGACACCACGGGGGAGACCGACGAGTACGGCCTGCCCGTGCGGCTGCCGTGGGCGGAGGACTACCGCGGCAAGGCGACCGTCCTCTACGGCCACGTGCCGACCCTCGACGCCGAGTGGGTCAACAACACGATGTGTCTCGACACCGGCTGCGTCTTCGGCGGCAAGCTGAGTGCCCTGCGGTGGCCGGAGCGCGAGGTCGTCGACGTGCCGGCCGAGCAGGTCTGGTATGAACCCGTCGTGCCGCTCGGCCGCCCGACCGGTCCCGCGGGCGAGCAGCGGGATCCCGGGCTGCTGCGCATCGAGGACGTCCTCGGCAAGCAGGTCGTCGAGACCCGTGTCTCGGGCCGGGTCGGCATCCGCGAAGATGCGGCGGCCGGCGCACTCGAGGTCATGAGCCGGTTCGCGATCGACCCGCGGCGCCTGGTCTACCTGCCGCCGACGATGAGTCCGCCGAGCACCTCGCAGCGGAAGGACCTCCTGGAGCACCCCGCTGAGGCGTTCGAGGCGTATCGCCGGGATGGGCTCGACCGGGTGGTCTGCGAGGAGAAGCACATGGGCTCGCGTGCCGTCGTCCTGCTCACGCGGGATCCGGCACCCTTCGGTGCGCCTGCCGGGTGGCGCGGCACCGTCCACACCCGAACCGGTCGGCCGTTCTTCGACGAGGAGACGACGCAGACGCTCCTGACCCGGCTCGACGCCGCCGCGGAGCGAGCCGGTCTCTGGGAGGAACTCGACGCCTCCTGGCTGCTCGTCGACAGCGAGCTGCTGCCGTGGTCGGTGAAGGCGGAGAGCTTGATCCGCGACCAGTACGCCTCGGTCGGAGCTGCGGCGACTGCCGCACTCCCGGCGGCCGTGCACGTGCTGGAGCAGGCGACGGCGACGGGTGTCGACGTCTCGGACCTGCTCGAGCGGACGCGTCGACGGGCCGAGGCCGCCGACGCCTACGTTGCGGCCTACCGCCCGTACACCGCGCCCTCGAACGGTCTGGAGGGCGTGCAGATCGCTCCGTTCCAGCTCCTCGCCTCGACCGGGGCGAGTCACCTGGGCCGCGACCACGCCTGGCATCTCGCGGTCGCGGATCGCCTGGCGGACGCCGACCCGGAGCTCATCCGTCGGACCCGCTCGATCGAGGTCGACCTCACCTCGTCGGCCTCCGAGAATGCCGCGACCGCGTGGTGGGAGGAGCTGACCGGTGCGGGTGGTGAGGGCATGGTCGTGAAGCCTGTGGCCGGTCTCGTCCGCGGTGAGAAGTCGCTCGCGCAGCCCGGCATCAAGGTGCGGGGCCGTGAGTACCTGCGCATCATCTACGGTCCCGACTACACGGAGCCGCACAACCTCGAGCGCCTGCGCGATCGGGACATCGGCCACAAGCGGTCGATGGCGCTGCGCGAGTACGCGCTCGGCGTCGAGGCGGTCGAACGGTTCGTCGCCGGTGAACCGACCTGGCGGGTGCACCAGGCCGTCTTCGGCGTGCTCGCCATGGAGTCCGAGCCGATCGACCCGCGCCTCTAGCGTCGGCTCGTCGCACCCGTCCGTTCCCTGCGCTCCCCGTCCGGTCCCTGAGCCTGTCGAAGGGCGGGGTCAGGCCGTGTGCCCTTCGACAAGCTCAGGGACCGGGTTTCAGCTCAGGGACCGGGTTTCAGCTCAGGGGCCGGGGCTGAAGCGCCGCGACCGGGTCGTCAGCGCAGGACGGAACTCAGCAGGAGGCTCGTCTCGCTGTTGACGACGCCCTCGATGCGCCGGATGCCGCCGAGCACGCGGTCGAAGTCGGTGAGGGTCTCGGTGCGGAGTTCCGCGACCAGGTCCCACCCGCCGTTGGTGGTGTGGAGTGCGCTGATCTCGGGGAAGCCGCGCAGTTGGCGGATGACGTGGTCCGTGGAGCGGCCCTCGACCTCGATGAAGGCGATCGCGCGAATGGTCCCCGGGTCCAGTTCGTCGCGCACCCGGACCGAGAACCCGACGACGGTGCCCGAGGAGACGAGGCGCTCCAGGCGGCTGGTGACCGTGGCCCGGGTGACGTCGAGCGACCGCGCGAGGCTCGCGACCGATGCCCGGCCGTCGGCTCGGAGCGCAGCCAGCAGCCTTCGGTCGAGATCGTCGAGCGCTGCCATGCTCACAATGTACAACCGACTTACTCACATTGTGCATAACCTGTGCACAAATCGCGCATCTCTGGAATGGAAAGTGCAGATCGTCGAAATCTAGGCTCGAAGCACCGGGTGCGATCTGCGCACGGTGGCTCTCACACCCCGACCCGTCTGGAGGGAACGTCATGACGCGTTTCGTCGATGTCCGCAACATGATCCGTTGGACGGCCGACCGAGGTCCCGAGCGCATCATCGCCGGCATGATCGACTACCTCGAGGCCGACTTCCGCCGCTGGCCGTCGTTCGACAAGAGCCCGCGCGTCGCGAGTCACACGCCCTTCGGCGTCATCGAGCTCATGCCGACGAGCGACCACGAGACCTACGCCTTCAAGTACGTGAACGGCCACCCCTCCAACCCGGCACGCGGCTACCAGACGGTCACGGCCTTCGGTGTCCTCGCCGACGTGCACAACGGCTACCCCACCTTCCTCGCTGAGATGACGCTCCTCACGGCCCTCCGGACCGCCGCGACCTCGGGCATGGTCGCCAAGCACCTCGCCCGTCCCGACTCGAGCGTCCACGCCCTCATCGGCGCGGGCAGCCAGGCCGAGTTCCAGGCCCTCGGCATGCGGGCCGCCCTCGGGATCAACACCGTCCGGATCTGGGACGTCGACCCGCTCGCGATGGACAAGTTCGCGCGCAACCTGGAGCCGCTCGGATTCGAGGTCGTCATCGGGACGAGTGCCGCCGACGCCGTGGCGGGCGCGGACGTCGTCACGACCTGCACGGCCGATAAGGCGCTCGCGACCGTGCTCACGAACGACCTGGTCGAGCCCGGCATGCACCTGAACGCCATCGGTGGCGACTGCCCCGGCAAGACGGAACTCGAGGCGTCGATCCTCGATCGCGCCGACGTCTTCGTCGAGTTCCCGCCGCAGACCCGCATCGAGGGCGAGATCCAGCAGATGGCTCCCGACTTCCCGGTGATCGAGTTCTGGCAGGTCCTCACGGGTGCCGTCCCCGGCCGCAGCTCGCGGGAGCAGATCACGCTCTTCGACTCCGTCGGCTTCGCCATCGAGGACTTCACGGCGCTGCGCTTCCTCCGCGACTCCGTCGACGGCAGCGAGTACTTCGAGGAGATCGATCTCGTCGCGGCCCCCGACGACCCGAAGGACCTCTTCGGACTCGTCGGCGCGCTCTCTCCCGTCGGCTGAGTCCGACATGTCCGTCCAGGCGCCGTCGGCAGTGGTGCTCATCCGGCCGCACCGGTTCACGCCGAACCCGCTGACCGCGGCCGACAACGTGTTCCAGGTCGCGGACGGCGTCCCGTCGGCGTCCGTGACCGGGGTGGCTCACGCGGCGTTCGACGAGGTCACCGCCGTGGCACAGGCGCTCGATGCGGCGGGCGTCCGCGTCCACCTGTTCGACGACGAGGACCCGGACCGCCCCGACAGCGTCTTCCCCAACAACTGGCTGTCCACCCATGCGGGCGGGCACCTGGCGGTCTACCCGATGTACGCGGTGAACCGCCGGCGCGAGCGTCGCTGGGACATCGTCGAGATGCTGAAGCGCGAGTACCGCGTGCAGGACGTCATCGACTACTCGGGGCTGGAGCTCGACGACGTGTTCCTCGAGGGCACCGGTGCGATGGTGCTCGACCACGCGGCACGGGTGGCGTTCGTCGCGCGATCCCACCGGGCCGACCCGATCGCCCTCGAGCGGTTCTGCACCAACTTCGGCTACGAGCCGCTCGTCTTCGACGCGGTCGACCCGCACGGGGTCCCGATCTACCACACCAACGTCATGATGGGCGTGGCGACCGAGTTCGCCCTCGTCGGCCTCGACCTCATCGCCTCACCGGTGCGCCGCGAGCAGGTGGTGGAGCGCCTGACCGCGCATGGACGCGACATCGTGGACCTCAGTTACGAGCAGGTCTGCGACTTCGCCGGCAACGCGATCGAGTTGCGGTCGGCGGCGGGGGAGCGCCTCCTCGCGATCTCGAGTCGCGCCGTCCAGAGCCTGCGGTCGGACCAGTTGGCGGTCATCGAGCGCAGCTGCCGGATCCTGCCACTGGACGTCCCGACCATCGAGCTCGCCGGGGGCTCCGTCCGCTGCATGATCGCCGGGATCCATCTGGACCGCCGGCCGTCCGCACCGGAGCCTGCGCCGAACGCCGATCCACGGCTCGCGAGGGCTTGATCTGCGCCGCTCGATCGTCCGATTAACGCGAATCGCCGCCCGCTGCGCTCTCAAGCAGCTCGCCGACGGACGATCGCGCGCTGATCGGCTAGATTGACGATCGATCAGCTGATCGACGTGGAATCCGGCCGACGACCCCTCGGCCAGCGCTGGAGAGAGTGGGCGATCGTGCCGCTGTTGGAACCCGAAGCCTCGCGACACGGCCGCCTCCGGGTCTTCGCCCGCGCCCAGTTGCCGTTCGCGATCGCCTTCGCGATCGTCGCGATCCTCGTGGCGG
This region includes:
- a CDS encoding acetylxylan esterase — its product is MAQFDLPLAQLQQYLPDREEAPDFDAFWTDTLAEAHALAQPTVRERSNPELTGLVVEDVTFSGFGGDPIKGWFIRPAGATEPLPCIVHYIGYSGGRGLAHQWTMHPSAGYAVFVMDTRGQGSANLPGATADPFGSGPQVAGKMSAGLGSPETYYYRRVFTDAALAVDVVRSFPEVDPARVVVAGGSQGGGIALAAAGLCEGLAAALVDVPFLSHFRRALQITDASPFAELKTYLISRRGHEEEVFRTLSYFDATNFAARATAPALFSVALCDAVCPPSTVYAAFNHYAGTQKDIAVYPYNGHEGGGPVQQQAQLSFLADLLA
- a CDS encoding YoaK family protein: MTETGGTDPTLTTTRRRTRAGMIAAMALVLSFAAGATDAFAFLQLGGVFTANMTGNFVLAGLTSRPDFGEVLLGATVAVLLFSVGTFLAFRFTRLVATADRPTPEAPQHRLVLVLGGAVIAQACVLIGWIVSPETRTTPVICVLIALSTLAMAGQTVVARRIERSGVTTTFVTGTLTSLMQSLADGVHDHHLIRIGAIVLLVVGALCGALLTGVDPVFGAALPLLPSIVGLVLLRLAPTASSD
- a CDS encoding RidA family protein — translated: MSVVTLIRSDELSDAAEYAYASSVPASARLLFLAGSCPLNVDGSTAAVGDVAGQAEKCVENLVIALEAAGATLGDVASTRVLVASTKQSDLVTAWEVVRAAFGDHDVPSTLLGVTVLGYDDQLVEIEATAAVA
- a CDS encoding endonuclease/exonuclease/phosphatase family protein, which gives rise to MSESILTQNVLTVMSYNIRTAVAQPGHEWVDRAPLVSQVIARNAPDLLGLQEVREHQLHDLLPGLAEYDWFGQGRDGGSAGEYGPVCFRRSRFEQLDAGEFWLSDTPDEPGSNTWPSLHARFVTWVRLRERRTGDELVFANTHLDHESSPHSDDVRTRSAKLIADRFSGVDVPVLLTGDFNTERGSAAHDSLADAGFVDLSPVESDGIGTFQGYGPQRPGNARIDWVLGRSGSVAPHTRLEPIEALVDEQDPTSEASDHFPILIRAQLTH
- a CDS encoding 3' terminal RNA ribose 2'-O-methyltransferase Hen1; translation: MLVTITSTAPSAADLGHLVRKHPARAQSFDLSVGRAHVFYPEATDERCTIALLLEVDAIALVRQKRFGGGDSASLSQYVNDRPYASSSMVAVAIGQVFRSAMTGRSDSHPELAAAALPLTITVAAVPSRGLEQLATRLFGPLGWTVVERAIPLDPTVPAWGDSRYVDLELTGHLRLADALRQLYVLLPVLDDAKHYWVSDDEVGKLLRAGEGWLADHPDRDLITKRYLAHQSRMVTDAQSQLDPEARTDGADGDEAATASQTKRAPALAGLRAEAVLQALADVRARSVADVGCGEGALLTRLMADPLVSTVIGTDVSARALAAASQRLGLRDASDRVRERVQLLQSSATYADGRLRGLDAIVLMEVVEHIDAERLDALEASIFGAAAPEAVIVTTPNREYNALYPSLPAGGFRHPDHRFEWDRQEFATWCTTAAERYGYGVEHRTVGDVDPQLGSPTQLAIFRKAIS
- a CDS encoding polynucleotide kinase-phosphatase, with the translated sequence MSDLEQTPAALPIPELSLVVLIGVSGSGKSTFAATHFGRFETLSSDFFRGLVSNDENNQAASADAFAALRDVAARRLDAGLLTVIDATNVQPASRKSLIDLARNHDVLPVAVVLDVPERVCIERNEAREDRSFGAAVITRQQDQLRRSMRHLSKEGFRKVHVLSGVEAIAQASFVREPLLNDRREERGPFDAIGDVHGCRSELETLLTKLGYVIERDMEGRPIDAAHPEGRRAIFLGDLVDRGPDTPGVLRLAMGMVGAGHALAVPGNHESKLVRALQGKRVQTSHGLAESLAQLAEEPEEFRAEVERFCRELVAHLVLDDGKLVVAHAGLIEQYHGRASGRVRSFALYGDTTGETDEYGLPVRLPWAEDYRGKATVLYGHVPTLDAEWVNNTMCLDTGCVFGGKLSALRWPEREVVDVPAEQVWYEPVVPLGRPTGPAGEQRDPGLLRIEDVLGKQVVETRVSGRVGIREDAAAGALEVMSRFAIDPRRLVYLPPTMSPPSTSQRKDLLEHPAEAFEAYRRDGLDRVVCEEKHMGSRAVVLLTRDPAPFGAPAGWRGTVHTRTGRPFFDEETTQTLLTRLDAAAERAGLWEELDASWLLVDSELLPWSVKAESLIRDQYASVGAAATAALPAAVHVLEQATATGVDVSDLLERTRRRAEAADAYVAAYRPYTAPSNGLEGVQIAPFQLLASTGASHLGRDHAWHLAVADRLADADPELIRRTRSIEVDLTSSASENAATAWWEELTGAGGEGMVVKPVAGLVRGEKSLAQPGIKVRGREYLRIIYGPDYTEPHNLERLRDRDIGHKRSMALREYALGVEAVERFVAGEPTWRVHQAVFGVLAMESEPIDPRL
- a CDS encoding Lrp/AsnC family transcriptional regulator, with protein sequence MAALDDLDRRLLAALRADGRASVASLARSLDVTRATVTSRLERLVSSGTVVGFSVRVRDELDPGTIRAIAFIEVEGRSTDHVIRQLRGFPEISALHTTNGGWDLVAELRTETLTDFDRVLGGIRRIEGVVNSETSLLLSSVLR
- a CDS encoding ornithine cyclodeaminase; translated protein: MTRFVDVRNMIRWTADRGPERIIAGMIDYLEADFRRWPSFDKSPRVASHTPFGVIELMPTSDHETYAFKYVNGHPSNPARGYQTVTAFGVLADVHNGYPTFLAEMTLLTALRTAATSGMVAKHLARPDSSVHALIGAGSQAEFQALGMRAALGINTVRIWDVDPLAMDKFARNLEPLGFEVVIGTSAADAVAGADVVTTCTADKALATVLTNDLVEPGMHLNAIGGDCPGKTELEASILDRADVFVEFPPQTRIEGEIQQMAPDFPVIEFWQVLTGAVPGRSSREQITLFDSVGFAIEDFTALRFLRDSVDGSEYFEEIDLVAAPDDPKDLFGLVGALSPVG
- the ctlX gene encoding citrulline utilization hydrolase CtlX: MSVQAPSAVVLIRPHRFTPNPLTAADNVFQVADGVPSASVTGVAHAAFDEVTAVAQALDAAGVRVHLFDDEDPDRPDSVFPNNWLSTHAGGHLAVYPMYAVNRRRERRWDIVEMLKREYRVQDVIDYSGLELDDVFLEGTGAMVLDHAARVAFVARSHRADPIALERFCTNFGYEPLVFDAVDPHGVPIYHTNVMMGVATEFALVGLDLIASPVRREQVVERLTAHGRDIVDLSYEQVCDFAGNAIELRSAAGERLLAISSRAVQSLRSDQLAVIERSCRILPLDVPTIELAGGSVRCMIAGIHLDRRPSAPEPAPNADPRLARA